A segment of the Candidatus Cloacimonadota bacterium genome:
GACCTGCCCAAAGCTCCGGCCTTCCCCGATCTGTCCTACAGGCTGGCTTTGCGGCTGCCAGATCCCCAAAGCGGTGCCACGCATGTGCTGCAGAGCGAGTACCGGGGCCTCTACCCCTTTTACAATCAGGCGGAGAAGCTTTGGGATATTCAGCTGGAGCTGAGCGATCAGCGGCCCCTGCGGCTGGAGTGGGAAAACTCTTGCCTGCCACAGGGTTACAGCGCCGAGCTGGCCCTTTTTGGCCAGAGCTTCACGCTGCAGCAGGGACAAGCCTGGTGGATCGATCCTCCCGCGGCCGGAACGCATTTTGGCCAAATCAGGATCCGCAACCACGATCCGGAGCGGCCAAACGCATGCAAATCTTACCAGATCGGCATTTACCCCAATCCCTTCCGGGATGGGTTGCGGATCGATCTTTCAGCTGTAAAGACCACGCAACTCAGCGGCGCCGTGTACAACCTGCGGGGGCAGAAAGTGCGGGATCTTGGCAACTTGGCCATCGGCGAGGCGGCCTTAAGCTGGGACGGCCGGAACAGCCGGGGCGAGAACCTGCCCGCAGGGATCTATTTGCTCAGGATCAAAGCCGACACAGGCAGCCAAACCCTCAGGCTGGTAAAATACTGATCGCCATTGACAACCAAGGCCCCGCGAAAATCCTGGTTTGGGATCAGCATCTGATCGCACTATAAATAAGCGCAAAACGCGCTGCCAGAGGACCATGCCCGATGAACACCAAGTGGGATAAATATCCCAAACCCGAGTCCGCCCTTTAGGCCGGCCATGCTGCTCATAGTCAGCTCCAGCCACTGGGCGCCCTTCAACATCGCCAGCGAGGAATACATCCTGCAGAGCTTTGAAGAGGACGTGTTCCTGCTCTACCGCAACGCGCCCTCGATCATTGTGGGCCGCAACCAGAACGCCCTGGCGGAGATCAACCTGCCCTGGGTGATGGAGCGCGCCATTCCCGTGGTGCGCCGCCTCACCGGCGGCGGAACCGTTTGGCACGACCTGGGCAACCTCAACTTCAGCTTCATCATGAACCGCTCGGCCGACGAGGAGAGTGGTTTTGCCAAATACACCGCGCCGGTGCTGGCCGTGCTGCGTGAACTTGGTGTGGACGCCCGCCTGGAAGGGCGCAACGACCTCACCGTAAAGGGCCTGAAGTTTTCCGGCAACGCCCGCGCGGTTTACAAAAACAAGATTCAGCAGCACGGCACCATCCTCTTCCTGAGCCACATCGGAGACCTGAGCGCCGCCCTGAAAGCCAATCCCCTCAAATTCCGCGACAAAGCGGTGAAATCGGTTTCCAGCCGCGTGACGAATCTCAGCGAGCATCTGCCCCGGCCGCTGCCGCTGGAGGACTTCATCCGCCTGGTGCAGGCCGAGGTGCTGAAGATGCATCCCGAAGCCCGCGCCCACTCGTTCAGCCCAG
Coding sequences within it:
- a CDS encoding lipoate--protein ligase translates to MLLIVSSSHWAPFNIASEEYILQSFEEDVFLLYRNAPSIIVGRNQNALAEINLPWVMERAIPVVRRLTGGGTVWHDLGNLNFSFIMNRSADEESGFAKYTAPVLAVLRELGVDARLEGRNDLTVKGLKFSGNARAVYKNKIQQHGTILFLSHIGDLSAALKANPLKFRDKAVKSVSSRVTNLSEHLPRPLPLEDFIRLVQAEVLKMHPEARAHSFSPAEEAAILALARDKYDSWDWNFGRSPAYNHVQAVRCAAGTIEFHADVHHGRVTALKVFGDFFGNRDVAEFEAALTGLPHREKELRQALDALPLEEFFGPATSTDLLPGLI